The Methanoplanus sp. FWC-SCC4 genome has a window encoding:
- a CDS encoding DUF3821 domain-containing protein: MAFNKKSALCFAFCLLSLVLFAVPASAAINNIHKGDTVFVGEENLILDDDVFYSSGGVLDTQLAYYKNTPATSAPDYVMTPSKESFFLSSSEFKDRTGGWYSYPNGSSAGHIAFYVQYPYLQLKLWAYRTGGNSFDITEGKIVSGEALDFRIDSNLYPLFSRTGVLPSDDGVDIYVETEDGATYTALYDCSGNSVSITDIHVANSAFFVPDGSVTCVWDTGNSAYKTGSYTIWAECNVNGMKDNLGSISGVTVTDPIGTVQKTEEVTVGFTPAPEDTPAPTASPEVTTTPQKTKTPTIPPVTDTPAPVKTTMPETVKPTAEKPQTEKLPQTPVSGVVIISAVIGSFMLAVLIRRNE, from the coding sequence ATGGCTTTTAATAAAAAATCTGCCCTGTGTTTTGCATTCTGTTTATTGTCCCTCGTGCTTTTTGCAGTACCTGCATCAGCGGCGATAAACAACATACACAAGGGGGACACTGTATTTGTCGGAGAAGAAAACCTGATCCTTGATGATGATGTGTTTTACAGTTCAGGTGGTGTTTTGGACACACAGCTTGCATACTACAAGAACACTCCGGCAACATCTGCACCTGATTATGTAATGACTCCTTCTAAGGAGAGTTTTTTCCTCTCATCATCGGAGTTTAAGGACAGAACCGGAGGATGGTATTCATATCCGAACGGATCATCCGCAGGTCACATTGCATTCTACGTTCAGTACCCCTACCTTCAGTTAAAACTCTGGGCATACCGTACCGGTGGAAACAGCTTTGACATAACAGAGGGAAAAATCGTTTCCGGTGAAGCACTTGACTTCAGGATTGATTCAAATCTTTATCCGCTCTTCTCACGGACAGGTGTTCTGCCGTCAGATGATGGTGTTGACATATATGTAGAGACGGAGGACGGTGCAACATACACAGCCCTTTACGACTGCTCCGGAAACAGTGTTTCGATAACAGACATCCACGTTGCAAACAGCGCCTTCTTTGTCCCTGACGGAAGCGTCACATGTGTCTGGGACACCGGAAATTCCGCATATAAGACCGGAAGCTACACAATATGGGCTGAATGCAATGTAAACGGTATGAAGGACAATCTTGGCTCAATATCGGGTGTAACGGTAACTGATCCGATAGGAACAGTTCAGAAGACTGAAGAGGTAACGGTCGGGTTCACACCTGCTCCGGAAGATACACCGGCACCGACTGCCTCTCCCGAAGTCACAACAACCCCTCAAAAGACAAAAACACCGACAATTCCGCCGGTAACGGATACACCTGCCCCTGTTAAGACGACAATGCCGGAAACAGTAAAGCCAACAGCAGAAAAGCCGCAGACTGAAAAACTGCCTCAGACTCCTGTATCTGGAGTTGTAATAATCTCAGCAGTTATCGGTTCATTTATGCTGGCGGTCCTGATCCGCAGAAACGAGTGA